One Micromonospora eburnea genomic region harbors:
- a CDS encoding non-reducing end alpha-L-arabinofuranosidase family hydrolase, with protein MPTRDAFNWISSSEPVITPQQAAGHDLVSVKDPSVVWYGGKWHVFMTTFDAKAGWTMAYKSFRNWSQADAAPQYMLDQSAIGPGYRAAPQVFYFAPQKLWYLIFQSDGGGSYSTTTNIDDPSSWSKPKNFYSSMPQIIRDNIGQGYWVDFWTICDDAKCYLFSSDDNGHLYRSETSLRNFPNGFDNSTVIAMADPNRFDLFEASNVYRLGDSGSYLLLVEAIGSDGRRWFRSWTSPHISGPWAPLADTEAAPFARSNNVHFPSGAWTKDISHGEMIRAGNGQQLTIDPCSQNKFLYQGLDPSAGGDYGLLPYRLGLLTQQGPDPLDAYCVR; from the coding sequence GTGCCGACCCGCGACGCCTTCAACTGGATTTCCTCCTCCGAACCCGTGATCACCCCACAGCAGGCAGCGGGGCACGACCTCGTGTCCGTCAAGGACCCGTCCGTGGTCTGGTACGGCGGCAAGTGGCACGTGTTCATGACGACGTTTGACGCGAAGGCCGGCTGGACGATGGCGTACAAGTCGTTCCGCAACTGGTCGCAGGCCGACGCCGCTCCGCAGTACATGCTCGACCAGTCAGCCATCGGGCCCGGCTACCGCGCAGCCCCTCAGGTCTTCTATTTCGCGCCGCAGAAGCTGTGGTATCTCATCTTCCAGAGCGATGGCGGCGGCTCCTATTCCACCACCACCAACATCGACGACCCTTCTTCGTGGTCCAAGCCGAAGAACTTCTACTCGAGCATGCCGCAGATCATCAGAGACAACATCGGCCAGGGATACTGGGTCGACTTCTGGACGATCTGCGACGACGCGAAGTGCTACCTGTTCTCGTCCGACGACAACGGCCACCTGTACCGCTCGGAGACCTCGCTCCGGAACTTCCCCAATGGCTTCGACAACTCCACCGTGATCGCCATGGCCGACCCGAACAGGTTCGACCTGTTCGAGGCGTCCAACGTCTACCGGCTCGGCGATTCCGGCAGCTACCTGCTGCTGGTCGAGGCAATCGGCAGCGACGGGCGCCGCTGGTTCCGCAGCTGGACGTCGCCCCACATCTCGGGCCCCTGGGCACCGCTGGCCGACACCGAGGCGGCCCCCTTCGCCCGCAGCAACAACGTCCACTTCCCGAGCGGCGCCTGGACGAAGGACATCTCTCACGGCGAAATGATCCGCGCCGGCAATGGTCAGCAACTCACCATCGACCCATGCAGCCAGAACAAGTTCCTCTACCAGGGGCTCGACCCGAGCGCCGGGGGCGACTACGGGCTGCTCCCCTATCGTTTGGGCCTGCTCACCCAGCAGGGACCGGATCCGCTGGACGCGTACTGCGTTCGCTGA
- the wrbA gene encoding NAD(P)H:quinone oxidoreductase: protein MMEAVKVAIIYYSSTGTVHALARAAAEGAEKAGASVRLRKVAELAPPEAINAKPAWAQHIQDTADVAEASLDDLAWADAVLFGTPTRFGNPSSQLRAFIDTTGPLWFQGKLADKIYSAFTASNTAHGGQESTILALGNTFYHWGGIIVPPGYTDPIQFQTGNPYGASHVAGDGPPNDVALEAARYQARRVVDTAAALKAGRAA from the coding sequence ATCATGGAAGCCGTGAAGGTCGCAATCATCTACTACAGTTCCACTGGCACGGTGCACGCCCTGGCGCGAGCGGCGGCCGAGGGCGCGGAGAAGGCCGGCGCATCTGTGCGACTGCGCAAAGTTGCCGAACTGGCCCCACCGGAGGCGATCAACGCCAAGCCGGCCTGGGCCCAACACATCCAGGACACGGCCGACGTCGCCGAGGCGAGCCTCGACGACCTGGCTTGGGCCGACGCGGTACTGTTCGGCACCCCCACCCGCTTTGGCAACCCATCCAGCCAGCTCAGGGCGTTCATCGACACCACCGGCCCCCTGTGGTTCCAGGGCAAACTCGCCGACAAGATCTACTCGGCTTTCACCGCCTCCAACACCGCCCACGGCGGACAGGAGTCCACCATCCTGGCGCTGGGGAACACGTTCTACCACTGGGGCGGCATCATCGTGCCCCCCGGCTACACCGACCCCATCCAGTTCCAGACAGGCAATCCCTACGGGGCCTCCCACGTAGCCGGCGATGGCCCACCCAACGACGTGGCCTTGGAGGCGGCCCGTTACCAGGCCCGGCGCGTCGTCGACACCGCGGCAGCACTCAAGGCCGGCCGCGCCGCCTAA
- a CDS encoding phosphotransferase — translation MKMHADQLHVDRQTVRRLVEVQFPQWRGLPVTELRTPGTVNAIFRIGDDLAARFPLVGHDPAQARASLEAEAEAARELADAATVPTPEPVAIGEPGAGYPLPWSVQTWLSGRDATVEDPAGSNAFAHDLAELIAGMRAHDTGGRRFDGVGRGGHLPDHDEWLETCFRQSEDLLDVPLLRRIWAELRTLPEVDEDAMCHRDLNPPNILVEDGRLVGVLDGGGFGPADPALDLVAAWHLLDETQRGILRRELGCDDVQWRRGMAWAFQQAMGLVWYYLDSNPTMSRWGRRTLDRIVDAWAVRTTTVPLPRG, via the coding sequence ATGAAAATGCACGCCGACCAGCTCCACGTCGACAGGCAGACCGTCCGCCGGCTGGTCGAGGTGCAGTTCCCTCAGTGGCGCGGACTGCCGGTCACCGAGCTGCGCACGCCAGGGACCGTGAACGCGATCTTCCGGATCGGCGACGACCTGGCCGCCCGCTTCCCGCTGGTCGGTCACGACCCGGCGCAGGCCCGCGCGTCGCTGGAGGCAGAGGCCGAGGCCGCGCGTGAACTGGCCGACGCCGCCACCGTGCCCACCCCGGAGCCGGTGGCGATCGGGGAGCCGGGCGCGGGCTATCCGCTGCCGTGGAGCGTCCAGACCTGGCTGTCCGGCCGCGACGCGACGGTCGAGGACCCCGCAGGGTCGAACGCGTTCGCCCATGACCTGGCCGAGCTCATCGCCGGGATGCGCGCCCACGACACCGGCGGGCGACGCTTCGACGGCGTCGGTCGCGGCGGGCACCTCCCGGACCACGACGAGTGGCTCGAGACATGCTTCCGGCAGAGCGAGGACCTGCTCGACGTACCCCTCCTGCGGCGGATCTGGGCGGAGCTTCGGACGCTGCCCGAGGTCGACGAGGACGCGATGTGCCACCGCGACCTCAACCCGCCCAACATCCTCGTCGAAGACGGCCGTCTCGTCGGCGTCCTGGACGGCGGCGGCTTCGGCCCGGCGGACCCGGCGCTCGACCTCGTGGCAGCCTGGCATCTCCTCGACGAGACCCAGCGCGGCATCCTCCGCCGCGAGCTCGGATGCGACGACGTCCAGTGGCGGCGCGGGATGGCTTGGGCGTTCCAGCAGGCGATGGGGCTGGTCTGGTACTACCTCGATTCCAACCCGACGATGAGCCGGTGGGGCAGGCGCACCCTGGACCGCATCGTCGATGCCTGGGCCGTCCGAACGACGACAGTTCCCCTCCCTAGAGGCTGA
- a CDS encoding peptidase E: MDFPLYLLDDDSAIRVRGDKVDVVSTGRWRLVGQ; encoded by the coding sequence GTGGACTTCCCGCTCTACCTGCTCGACGACGACTCCGCGATCCGGGTCCGCGGCGACAAGGTGGACGTCGTCTCGACCGGGCGCTGGCGGCTGGTCGGGCAATGA
- a CDS encoding methyltransferase domain-containing protein, translating to MSSSQPLADPAGSEPDTTSGGPVNTAGARSGSPSPHTTGSAPDHRYLLDNARVEAGERFTWLAELFDGVTRGHFDRLGVKAGWRCWEVGAGGPSIPEALATAVGPTGYVLATDINPAWLDPHGGYEVLRHDIVGDPPPQPGTFDLVHARLVLVHVPDRARALAAMVAALRPGGWLLVEDADTELQPLACLDEFGPAQQRANRLRRAVRELMTRRGADLRYGRTLPRALRAAGLVDVTAAGCFPVGGLACDRLEAATVRMVRAELLAAGLANDAEIDAHLAAIDAGELDLTLAPLISAWGRRPG from the coding sequence ATGAGTTCGTCGCAGCCCCTCGCCGACCCCGCCGGGTCCGAGCCGGACACGACTTCGGGCGGGCCGGTGAATACTGCTGGCGCGCGGTCCGGCAGCCCATCGCCGCACACCACAGGGTCCGCCCCGGATCACCGCTACCTGCTCGACAACGCCCGCGTGGAGGCGGGCGAGCGGTTCACCTGGCTGGCCGAGCTGTTCGACGGTGTCACACGGGGGCACTTCGACCGGCTCGGAGTGAAGGCGGGCTGGCGCTGCTGGGAAGTCGGCGCTGGAGGCCCCAGCATTCCCGAGGCACTCGCCACGGCCGTCGGACCAACCGGTTACGTGCTGGCCACGGACATCAATCCGGCCTGGTTGGACCCGCACGGCGGGTACGAGGTGCTCCGGCACGACATCGTCGGGGACCCGCCGCCGCAGCCAGGCACGTTCGACCTGGTACACGCCCGGCTCGTGCTCGTCCACGTACCCGACCGCGCCCGGGCGTTGGCGGCGATGGTGGCGGCGCTACGGCCCGGCGGTTGGCTACTGGTCGAGGACGCCGACACCGAGCTGCAGCCGCTGGCCTGCCTCGACGAGTTCGGCCCGGCACAGCAACGCGCCAACCGGCTGCGCCGCGCCGTCCGGGAGCTGATGACCCGCCGCGGCGCCGACCTGCGTTACGGCCGTACGCTGCCACGGGCGTTGCGTGCGGCCGGCCTGGTCGATGTCACGGCGGCCGGCTGCTTCCCGGTCGGCGGGCTAGCCTGCGACCGGCTGGAGGCCGCGACGGTGCGCATGGTCCGCGCCGAGCTGCTCGCCGCAGGGCTGGCCAACGACGCCGAGATCGACGCGCACCTGGCCGCCATCGATGCCGGCGAACTCGACCTCACTCTCGCGCCGCTGATCTCGGCATGGGGACGCCGCCCGGGATAG
- a CDS encoding endonuclease/exonuclease/phosphatase family protein produces the protein MTQADTAETGQGGASRRDTGAGTWRPRIRRAIRAASRPGPWKRGLVLAALALLLGLLMLLHAKIPNRIGNLGSLVETFLPWFGLFIPVLLIGALWRRSASAVAALLLPVMVWLNLFGGLLADKSHTGSDLTVASHNVGADNPDPAGTARSLAASGADVLALVELTEQARGTYEKELAKAYPNHTVQGTVGLWSKLPLSDTQPVDIKMDAGPLADTKPVEIKMAYTRALRTTVTTDQGPLAVYVAHLGSARVNPRAGFWTAHRDRNAQALGKAIAAEKNERVVLLGDLNGTMDDRAFASITSQLRSAQDAAGDGFGFSWPAQFPVVRIDQILVRGVKPENSWVLPATGSDHLPVAASISW, from the coding sequence ATGACGCAGGCGGACACGGCGGAGACCGGGCAGGGCGGTGCCAGCCGCCGGGACACCGGCGCCGGGACCTGGCGCCCGCGCATCCGCCGGGCGATACGCGCCGCCTCCCGGCCGGGTCCCTGGAAGCGCGGCCTGGTGCTCGCGGCGCTGGCGTTGCTGCTCGGGTTGCTCATGCTGCTGCACGCGAAGATTCCGAACCGGATCGGGAACCTCGGCAGCCTGGTGGAGACCTTCCTGCCGTGGTTCGGCCTGTTCATCCCCGTACTGCTGATCGGGGCGCTCTGGCGCCGCTCCGCCTCCGCGGTGGCCGCGCTGCTGCTGCCGGTCATGGTGTGGCTGAACCTCTTCGGCGGGCTGCTCGCGGACAAGTCCCACACGGGCAGTGACCTCACGGTGGCCAGCCACAACGTCGGCGCCGACAACCCCGACCCGGCCGGTACCGCCCGCAGCCTGGCTGCCTCCGGGGCGGATGTACTGGCCCTGGTGGAGCTGACCGAGCAGGCCAGGGGCACGTACGAGAAGGAGTTGGCGAAGGCGTACCCCAACCACACGGTGCAGGGCACGGTCGGGTTGTGGAGCAAGCTGCCGCTGTCGGACACTCAGCCGGTCGACATCAAGATGGATGCCGGGCCGCTGGCGGACACCAAGCCGGTCGAAATCAAGATGGCCTACACCCGGGCGCTGCGTACCACGGTGACTACGGACCAGGGTCCGCTTGCGGTGTATGTGGCCCACCTGGGATCCGCACGGGTGAATCCCAGGGCGGGCTTTTGGACGGCCCACCGGGATAGAAACGCCCAGGCGCTCGGCAAGGCCATCGCCGCCGAGAAGAACGAGCGGGTGGTGCTGCTTGGCGACCTGAACGGCACCATGGACGACCGTGCGTTCGCCAGCATCACCTCGCAGCTGCGCTCGGCGCAGGACGCGGCCGGGGATGGCTTTGGCTTCAGCTGGCCGGCGCAGTTCCCGGTGGTGCGGATCGACCAGATCCTGGTCCGCGGCGTGAAGCCGGAGAACTCGTGGGTGCTGCCGGCCACCGGCAGTGACCACCTGCCGGTGGCGGCCAGCATCAGCTGGTGA
- a CDS encoding Fe-Mn family superoxide dismutase has protein sequence MHFGSFDAFAGQLSAATKSVQGSGWGVLAWEPLGQRLIVEQVCDHHGNVGRGTTQRPPAGN, from the coding sequence GTGCACTTCGGCTCCTTCGACGCGTTCGCCGGGCAACTGTCCGCGGCGACGAAGAGCGTGCAGGGCTCCGGCTGGGGTGTGCTGGCGTGGGAGCCGCTCGGTCAGCGGCTGATCGTGGAGCAGGTGTGCGACCACCACGGTAATGTCGGCCGGGGCACCACCCAGCGACCACCGGCCGGTAACTGA
- a CDS encoding class I SAM-dependent methyltransferase produces MTAVDPWQKLLSSWDDQQAGYLPRREERFAMITRTIGEVIGDSFVALDLGCGPGSLSQRILAAHPAATAIAVDSDPLLLELGQHALSDYADRLRWVDADLRDPRWHESLGVDGVDVVVSTTALHWLEPGVLFEVYRRAARLLRPGGILLNGDNMPYDAGQATHERLAESANERAAKQAFAVAGVPDWERWWADATSNELLAAAAGKRTARRERADQQYGPRDGDLLTSLSTHVTALTEAGFREIGTIWQNFDDRILLAVR; encoded by the coding sequence ATGACCGCCGTCGACCCCTGGCAGAAGCTGCTGTCCTCCTGGGACGACCAGCAGGCCGGCTACCTGCCTCGCCGTGAGGAACGCTTCGCCATGATCACTCGCACCATCGGCGAGGTGATCGGAGACAGCTTCGTCGCTCTCGACCTCGGCTGCGGGCCCGGCTCACTGTCCCAGCGGATTCTTGCCGCTCACCCCGCCGCCACCGCCATCGCCGTCGACAGCGATCCGCTGCTGTTGGAGCTCGGCCAGCATGCCCTGTCCGATTATGCCGACCGGCTTCGCTGGGTCGACGCCGACCTGCGCGATCCGCGCTGGCACGAGAGCCTGGGCGTCGACGGCGTGGACGTCGTCGTCTCGACAACCGCCCTGCACTGGCTGGAACCGGGCGTTCTGTTCGAGGTCTACCGTCGTGCGGCGCGTTTGCTGCGCCCCGGGGGGATCTTGCTCAACGGCGACAACATGCCGTACGACGCCGGGCAGGCCACCCATGAACGGCTCGCCGAGTCGGCGAACGAGCGGGCCGCCAAGCAGGCGTTCGCCGTCGCCGGGGTGCCCGACTGGGAGCGATGGTGGGCCGACGCCACCAGCAACGAACTACTCGCCGCCGCCGCCGGGAAACGGACAGCCCGGCGTGAGCGAGCCGACCAGCAGTACGGGCCCCGCGACGGTGACCTGCTCACCTCACTCTCCACCCATGTCACCGCCCTGACCGAGGCCGGATTCCGAGAGATCGGCACGATCTGGCAGAACTTCGACGACCGGATCCTGCTCGCCGTCCGATGA